One window of Methanobacterium alkalithermotolerans genomic DNA carries:
- a CDS encoding magnesium transporter: protein MIHLRSIERFLLKIKEFMEIILTLIVKIVIIMSRSLIKLFSIPLAVFKKLSIFYNDIKRVLGESFVAIFISIFGGIIAGVFLSMMTEQLEAFPGLLVLIPGAIGMRGNIFGALGSRLASNLHIGTLSPELKKSHVLNYNIAASLILTILMSIFLAFMAKGLCILLGFESMNIIDFTVISVLGGIFSSMILLPLTALISLKSYENGWDPDNVTTPLITTAGDIFTIPSLFLGVWIMLLIQNTLLEFILFAFFILMGLAGLFIGIRGEADLKKIVKQSVPTLLICSLLGTTAGTILNSRLGIILNNPSILALVPLFSDQGGNLTSILGARLSSGLHSGYIEANIKPAEEAIRNFGIIILLAIILYPLIGLMAHFATTLLGIPSIGLQEMVTISTLAGMFLLPLILLFTFYLSIASHRNGLDPDNIVIPLTTSLTDPLANTCLVLVVVTILGNMVY, encoded by the coding sequence GTGATCCATTTGAGGAGCATAGAACGATTTTTACTAAAGATCAAAGAATTCATGGAAATTATACTGACTCTTATAGTCAAAATAGTTATAATAATGTCCCGGAGTTTAATAAAACTATTTTCAATTCCATTGGCAGTGTTTAAAAAGCTTTCTATTTTTTATAATGATATTAAAAGAGTGCTGGGTGAAAGTTTTGTAGCAATTTTCATCAGCATTTTCGGGGGCATTATTGCCGGGGTTTTCCTGAGTATGATGACCGAGCAACTGGAAGCATTTCCCGGATTACTGGTACTCATACCCGGTGCTATTGGTATGCGGGGTAATATTTTCGGGGCTCTGGGTTCCAGACTGGCATCTAACTTACATATTGGTACGCTATCACCGGAACTAAAAAAATCCCATGTTTTAAATTACAACATAGCCGCTTCCTTAATTTTAACCATCTTAATGTCCATATTTCTAGCTTTCATGGCTAAGGGACTTTGTATTTTGCTGGGATTTGAATCCATGAATATTATCGATTTTACGGTGATATCTGTTTTAGGAGGTATATTCTCCAGCATGATTTTATTACCTCTTACTGCTCTTATTTCCCTAAAAAGTTATGAAAATGGTTGGGATCCAGATAACGTAACCACTCCTCTTATAACCACCGCCGGGGATATTTTCACCATACCTTCCCTCTTTTTAGGAGTTTGGATCATGCTTTTAATCCAGAACACCTTACTAGAATTCATTTTATTCGCCTTTTTCATTTTAATGGGCCTGGCCGGCTTGTTTATTGGTATTAGAGGGGAAGCTGATTTAAAGAAAATTGTAAAGCAAAGTGTCCCTACCTTGTTGATATGTTCTTTATTAGGTACCACCGCCGGTACCATTTTAAATAGCCGCCTGGGAATCATTCTTAATAATCCCAGTATTTTAGCCTTGGTACCTCTCTTTTCAGACCAGGGAGGAAATCTTACCAGTATATTAGGGGCTCGTTTATCTTCTGGTTTGCACTCTGGGTATATAGAAGCAAACATAAAACCAGCTGAAGAAGCAATTAGAAATTTCGGGATTATAATTCTTCTGGCCATAATACTCTATCCCTTAATTGGACTGATGGCACATTTTGCCACCACTTTACTGGGGATCCCTTCTATAGGTTTGCAGGAAATGGTTACTATCAGTACCCTGGCTGGTATGTTTTTACTACCTTTAATTCTGTTATTTACCTTTTATTTAAGTATAGCCTCCCATAGAAATGGTCTGGATCCTGACAACATTGTGATACCATTAACCACTAGTTTAACAGATCCCCTGGCTAATACCTGCCTGGTGCTGGTGGTTGTTACTATTCTGGGTAATATGGTTTATTAA
- a CDS encoding potassium channel family protein — translation MKNLSELMVDLSYSALLFNSKDAAEEVIKLENKVNRLNYEIKKESLLAARSVEDAEKLTALLEVGEAAESIANSAKDIADLVLKGIKPHPVFKMVMEESDEIIVRVTIGSGSDLSEKSLGDLLLATRTGMRIIAIRRNESWIYGPDRNTILSEEDTLIAKGNEAGADFLEKLAKNEMKLEDL, via the coding sequence ATGAAAAATCTCTCAGAACTAATGGTGGACTTGTCATACTCAGCACTACTTTTCAATAGCAAAGATGCTGCTGAAGAAGTAATTAAACTTGAAAATAAGGTTAATCGACTTAATTATGAAATCAAAAAAGAGTCTTTACTGGCAGCTCGATCAGTGGAGGATGCGGAAAAATTAACCGCTCTTTTGGAAGTAGGCGAAGCTGCAGAATCCATAGCTAATTCAGCAAAAGACATAGCAGATCTGGTACTTAAAGGTATAAAACCTCACCCTGTATTTAAAATGGTCATGGAAGAGTCTGATGAAATAATTGTCAGAGTTACTATTGGAAGTGGCTCAGATTTATCTGAAAAATCACTGGGTGACCTTTTACTGGCCACCAGAACCGGTATGAGAATAATTGCTATTAGAAGAAATGAGTCATGGATTTATGGTCCAGATAGAAACACCATACTTTCCGAGGAAGATACCCTTATAGCTAAAGGAAACGAAGCTGGGGCCGATTTTTTGGAAAAACTGGCCAAAAACGAGATGAAATTAGAAGATCTCTAA
- the cobJ gene encoding precorrin-3B C(17)-methyltransferase, which yields MISIVGIGPTRDDITLRALEAIKKAEVVIGYKTYVNSVNDLLDGKEIIKKGMGDEIVRAEMAIQKSLEGKKVAIISSGDPGIFGMGNVFFQLVGKYSDLEVEVIPGVTAANYAASLLGAPLHDFAVISLSDILTPLGEIKNKIEHAVKGNLIIALYNPRSKTRIKPFKMAQKILQEHLSPETPLGIVQTTVSGPEVNIINLKDLEEDMINMSTVLIVGNSTTYVEEGFMITPRGYVVSGPIHPLSQEFYQKFIKGEQTTGPNTSCEYYPCHSHPQNCTFCYCPFYPCGDGSTGGRWIKDKGVWSCQGCEWIHKNSTVDCIMEKIPDILEKTEDLKKKKKDLLKLRRECIMKR from the coding sequence ATGATTAGTATAGTGGGTATCGGCCCTACCAGAGATGATATAACCCTGCGAGCCCTGGAGGCCATAAAAAAAGCAGAAGTGGTTATTGGCTACAAAACTTATGTGAATTCTGTAAATGATCTTCTGGATGGAAAAGAAATAATTAAAAAAGGAATGGGGGATGAAATTGTCCGGGCAGAAATGGCCATACAAAAAAGCCTGGAAGGTAAAAAAGTGGCCATTATTAGCTCAGGAGACCCGGGTATATTTGGAATGGGTAATGTTTTTTTCCAGCTGGTGGGAAAATACAGTGACCTGGAAGTGGAAGTGATTCCCGGGGTTACAGCTGCTAATTATGCAGCTTCCTTATTAGGGGCACCACTCCATGATTTTGCGGTTATCAGCCTTTCGGATATTTTAACCCCACTTGGAGAAATAAAAAATAAAATTGAGCATGCAGTTAAGGGGAATTTAATCATAGCTTTATATAACCCACGGAGTAAGACCCGTATTAAACCATTTAAAATGGCTCAGAAAATTTTACAAGAGCATCTGAGCCCTGAAACACCACTGGGAATTGTCCAGACTACTGTTTCCGGGCCTGAAGTCAATATTATTAATTTAAAAGACCTGGAAGAAGACATGATTAATATGTCCACCGTTTTGATAGTGGGTAATTCCACCACTTATGTGGAGGAAGGTTTCATGATAACTCCCCGGGGATATGTGGTTTCTGGTCCCATCCACCCTCTTTCCCAGGAATTTTACCAGAAATTTATTAAAGGAGAACAGACAACTGGCCCTAATACCAGTTGTGAATATTACCCCTGTCACTCTCATCCACAAAATTGCACCTTCTGTTACTGTCCTTTTTATCCCTGCGGAGATGGTTCTACAGGAGGCCGATGGATAAAGGATAAGGGAGTTTGGAGTTGCCAGGGATGTGAATGGATACATAAAAATTCCACCGTGGATTGTATAATGGAAAAAATACCAGATATCCTGGAAAAGACCGAGGATTTAAAAAAGAAGAAAAAAGATCTTTTAAAACTTAGAAGAGAATGTATTATGAAAAGATAG
- a CDS encoding DNA-directed DNA polymerase II small subunit has translation MSPDIIFKFANAGILVNEIAYEKISLYDDPLSLSSSLIADLSRNYNKKDLVIVTGDMVDKFLKENGNSPDEPVGGKVKTEIKLEPPSGILNSNLDTETLEKPGLGTFNENKILENIEETEDLKEDIISQNSDEVELILESVDDADFDFKILKDTSKKSYTSGNIKDIVSYFSSRYHKIRDFLKKRKDLSDYSPIADIYQSQDVVKIIGMVKEVRTTKNNHKIIELEDESGEISVLVHNENHKLFDKSETLVRDEVLGVVGSRKGNLIIASEIIHPGVPRVEEKKMDFSVVFISDVHIGSSTFLEDSFNKFIQWINGDFGSPEQREIAASVKYLVVAGDIVDGIGIYPHQDKELTIKDITLQYDEAARLFGQIRQNIKIIIAPGNHDASRVAEPQPAVPEEYAGALYKLKNLEFVSNPALVSLDGLKTLIYHGRSFDDMAMTVKGMSHEQSDLIMKELMEKRHIAPIYGERTPLASELEDHLVIDEIPHVLHTGHVHINSYKKYKGVHLINSGTFQSQTEFQKIYNIVPTCGEVPVLHQGVFKVLKF, from the coding sequence ATGAGTCCCGATATTATTTTTAAATTTGCCAATGCCGGAATACTGGTAAATGAAATTGCCTATGAAAAAATCAGTCTCTATGATGATCCACTGAGTCTGAGTTCTTCCCTGATAGCAGATCTATCCCGTAACTATAATAAAAAGGATCTGGTCATCGTAACCGGGGACATGGTAGATAAATTCCTGAAAGAAAATGGAAATTCCCCTGATGAACCGGTGGGGGGAAAGGTAAAAACTGAAATAAAGCTTGAGCCCCCTTCTGGTATTTTAAATTCTAATTTAGATACAGAAACTTTAGAAAAGCCAGGATTAGGAACTTTTAATGAAAATAAAATTTTAGAGAATATTGAGGAAACAGAAGATTTAAAGGAAGATATTATAAGTCAAAATTCAGATGAGGTTGAATTGATTTTAGAAAGTGTTGATGATGCTGATTTTGATTTTAAAATTTTAAAGGACACCAGTAAAAAATCATATACCAGTGGGAATATAAAGGATATAGTTTCTTATTTTTCCAGTAGATATCATAAAATACGGGATTTTCTTAAAAAAAGAAAAGATCTTAGTGATTATTCACCTATAGCTGACATCTACCAGTCTCAGGATGTTGTAAAAATTATTGGAATGGTAAAAGAAGTACGCACCACTAAAAATAATCATAAAATAATTGAATTAGAGGATGAAAGTGGGGAAATCAGTGTTCTGGTGCATAACGAGAACCATAAGCTATTTGATAAATCAGAAACTCTGGTTCGAGATGAAGTACTGGGAGTGGTGGGAAGTCGTAAAGGAAATCTGATTATTGCTTCAGAGATAATTCATCCTGGTGTTCCCCGTGTAGAAGAAAAGAAAATGGATTTTTCAGTGGTATTTATTTCCGATGTGCATATTGGAAGCTCCACCTTTTTAGAGGACTCATTTAATAAATTTATTCAATGGATTAATGGTGATTTTGGCAGCCCGGAACAAAGAGAAATCGCAGCTAGTGTTAAATATCTGGTGGTGGCAGGGGATATTGTAGATGGAATAGGAATCTATCCCCATCAAGATAAAGAATTAACTATAAAAGACATTACCTTGCAGTACGATGAAGCCGCCCGTTTATTTGGGCAGATTCGTCAGAATATAAAAATTATAATAGCCCCGGGAAACCACGATGCCTCCCGGGTAGCAGAACCCCAGCCGGCAGTACCGGAAGAATATGCCGGAGCCCTTTACAAGTTAAAAAATTTGGAATTTGTATCCAATCCTGCTCTGGTTAGCCTGGATGGATTAAAAACTCTTATCTACCATGGTAGAAGTTTTGATGACATGGCCATGACAGTAAAAGGAATGTCACACGAACAATCCGACCTTATCATGAAAGAATTGATGGAAAAAAGACATATTGCCCCTATATATGGAGAAAGAACTCCTTTAGCATCAGAATTAGAGGATCATCTGGTTATTGATGAAATCCCTCATGTGCTGCACACCGGTCATGTGCATATAAACTCCTATAAAAAATACAAAGGGGTGCATCTGATTAATTCCGGTACCTTCCAATCCCAGACGGAATTCCAGAAGATATATAATATTGTTCCTACCTGTGGAGAAGTTCCGGTACTGCACCAGGGAGTATTTAAGGTGTTAAAATTTTAA
- a CDS encoding class II aldolase/adducin family protein — protein MIELFKNVLDTSKYVFDRNLVSGKAGNISARFKDPQGDVVAITPTGVSLSQVNNKNIAMVNMKGESLNNCKPSSELFLHLKIYEARPDIQGIVHTHSPYATGFSFSEKKIKRMEGFGPVIKPYLAEIPYYTPGSKKLAENVSKIIKNEDVIILKNHGVVAVGKDTQEAGALAEFVEEIAKTQFICHQLGGKI, from the coding sequence ATGATAGAACTCTTTAAAAATGTGTTAGATACATCAAAATATGTTTTTGATAGGAATCTTGTATCTGGAAAAGCAGGAAATATTAGTGCTAGATTTAAGGATCCTCAGGGAGACGTGGTGGCTATTACCCCTACAGGGGTTTCCCTATCTCAGGTAAATAATAAAAATATTGCCATGGTGAATATGAAAGGTGAATCCCTCAATAATTGTAAACCCTCCTCTGAATTATTTTTACATCTTAAGATTTATGAAGCACGTCCTGATATTCAGGGAATTGTTCATACTCATTCCCCCTATGCCACCGGATTTTCATTTTCAGAGAAAAAAATTAAAAGAATGGAAGGTTTTGGACCTGTAATTAAACCTTACCTGGCTGAAATTCCCTATTACACCCCTGGTAGCAAAAAATTAGCAGAGAATGTTTCAAAAATAATAAAAAATGAAGATGTTATTATCTTAAAAAACCATGGTGTAGTTGCTGTTGGAAAAGATACGCAAGAAGCTGGAGCTCTGGCTGAATTTGTAGAAGAAATTGCCAAAACTCAATTTATCTGCCATCAACTGGGAGGCAAAATTTAA
- a CDS encoding UPF0147 family protein, whose translation MSNSTFNRVSEILKHIMEDTSVPRNIRRAAEESNDILSKKDEDATVRASTVISILDEISNDPNIPIHARTLVWEILSELESIRN comes from the coding sequence ATGAGTAACAGTACATTTAATCGCGTTTCTGAAATATTAAAGCATATTATGGAAGACACCAGTGTCCCCCGGAATATAAGAAGAGCAGCAGAAGAATCCAATGATATTTTAAGTAAAAAAGATGAAGATGCAACAGTACGGGCCAGTACGGTTATATCTATTCTGGATGAAATCAGTAATGATCCTAATATCCCTATACATGCCCGAACTTTAGTATGGGAGATACTAAGTGAATTAGAGTCTATTAGAAACTGA
- a CDS encoding cobalt-precorrin 5A hydrolase produces the protein MKIAIVSVTSPGRKLALKIKNILLEDPVVIKVDTFHKNVKDNLNQIIASYDSIVGIMATGIMIRSICPLLKSKTTDPGILVMDEKGKHVISLLSGHLGRANDLSLKIASLIGAQAVITTATDINQIIGIDTLASRYFWEIENPELIVDFNQSLLQGEKIGLLTNSCICYLFDNPQVGGSYYLVNKKKIRDHNYLSIKHNQIRALAEDKILNITPKKVVVGLGSRKGVTCYQVLQAMKETLENLKLPLDRVDLIATGEMKSNEKGIMEAASYLGVPLEIVSINELKACKSPQCSTSPLVKNKFGIKGVCEPSALIAAGEKSKLIIKKVARYKVTVAVAISN, from the coding sequence ATGAAAATTGCAATTGTAAGTGTTACCTCTCCCGGGAGAAAACTGGCTCTAAAAATAAAGAACATTTTATTAGAGGATCCTGTGGTAATTAAAGTGGATACCTTTCATAAAAATGTGAAAGATAATTTAAATCAAATCATTGCTTCTTATGATTCTATAGTGGGAATTATGGCCACGGGAATAATGATTAGATCCATTTGTCCCCTTCTTAAAAGTAAAACAACCGATCCGGGTATCCTGGTTATGGATGAAAAAGGTAAACATGTCATAAGTCTTTTATCAGGTCACTTAGGTAGAGCAAATGATCTGAGCTTAAAAATTGCATCATTAATCGGAGCGCAAGCAGTTATAACCACTGCAACCGATATTAATCAAATAATAGGCATAGATACTCTGGCTTCCCGTTATTTCTGGGAAATTGAAAACCCGGAACTTATTGTTGATTTCAATCAATCTCTCCTCCAGGGAGAAAAAATTGGATTACTAACCAATTCCTGTATTTGCTATCTTTTTGATAATCCTCAGGTGGGTGGAAGCTATTATTTAGTAAATAAAAAAAAAATCAGGGACCATAATTACCTTTCTATTAAACATAATCAGATAAGAGCCCTAGCTGAAGATAAAATACTTAACATAACCCCTAAAAAGGTGGTGGTGGGTTTGGGAAGTAGAAAAGGAGTCACCTGCTACCAGGTACTTCAGGCCATGAAAGAAACTCTGGAGAATCTAAAATTACCCTTAGATAGGGTGGATTTAATTGCCACCGGGGAAATGAAGAGTAATGAAAAAGGAATTATGGAGGCAGCTTCCTATCTGGGGGTTCCTCTGGAAATTGTGTCTATTAATGAACTTAAAGCTTGTAAGTCTCCTCAGTGTTCCACTTCACCTCTGGTGAAAAATAAGTTTGGAATAAAAGGGGTATGTGAGCCATCGGCTCTTATAGCAGCTGGTGAAAAATCAAAACTAATCATTAAAAAGGTTGCTCGTTATAAAGTTACGGTTGCGGTTGCTATTTCTAATTAA
- a CDS encoding cobalamin biosynthesis protein: MISISTHIHFSNSLNKVLPSKKLCMELIFLIIFFGAIVLDLTMGELPVNIHPVVWMGKLISYLKTFLIKINSKFSGFILTMLLLILFIVPLILLLKILSFNLIIYIFFSLVILSTTFSIKFLISSIQDIKKDLKCNLEIARQSMSFLVSRDTKSLKKEEIVSAAIETLSENITDSVVAPLFYSVLFGIPGAFIYRIINTLDAMVGYKDEENYLIGYFPAKVDDILNYIPARFTGIILVVSSLILGFNWKNSWKVMIKDAGNTPSPNSGYTMAAVAGALEVSLIKPGVYKLGSPQRDLNPETINDAIKLTKLTIIISIILLIVLQLILLILVFNKAFI, from the coding sequence ATGATTTCTATCTCCACTCATATACATTTTAGCAATAGCCTTAATAAGGTACTGCCCTCTAAAAAATTGTGTATGGAACTAATCTTTTTAATAATATTTTTCGGTGCCATTGTACTTGATTTGACAATGGGAGAATTACCAGTAAACATACATCCTGTAGTATGGATGGGAAAATTGATAAGCTATCTAAAAACTTTCTTAATTAAGATCAACTCTAAATTTTCCGGATTTATTCTCACTATGCTGCTCCTAATACTATTTATAGTACCTTTAATTTTATTATTAAAGATCCTGAGTTTTAATCTAATAATCTACATCTTTTTTTCTCTGGTAATCCTTTCTACTACTTTTTCTATTAAATTCCTTATAAGTTCTATTCAGGACATTAAAAAAGATTTAAAATGTAATTTAGAAATAGCCCGCCAATCAATGTCATTTTTGGTAAGTAGAGATACAAAATCACTCAAAAAAGAGGAGATTGTTTCTGCAGCCATAGAAACCTTAAGTGAAAACATAACAGATTCAGTGGTAGCCCCCTTATTTTACTCAGTGCTATTTGGTATTCCCGGAGCCTTTATTTACAGGATAATCAATACTCTGGATGCTATGGTGGGATATAAAGATGAAGAAAACTATTTAATTGGATATTTCCCCGCTAAAGTGGATGATATCTTAAATTATATTCCAGCACGCTTCACAGGAATTATACTGGTAGTTTCATCATTAATTTTAGGATTTAACTGGAAAAACAGCTGGAAAGTGATGATTAAAGATGCGGGAAATACACCCAGTCCTAATTCTGGATATACTATGGCAGCAGTAGCTGGTGCTCTCGAGGTAAGTCTGATTAAACCAGGGGTGTATAAACTGGGATCACCTCAAAGGGATTTAAATCCAGAAACAATTAATGATGCTATAAAACTAACAAAATTAACTATAATCATTTCTATAATTTTATTAATAGTTTTACAACTTATTTTATTGATTTTAGTTTTCAATAAGGCTTTTATTTAA
- a CDS encoding DUF2299 domain-containing protein yields MSNMENTILKWLADEGFFKKKIPDENSNFHFIVNYPEGHVIDVIQPKGKDDMVVIGCATNVSPEHTSQIQNLNNKEKEKFIWDFRFSLNNFLVDFQLQHPDNVLQSYVISDQIYEDGLTKDRLILVIKKVFRAKLQGLWKIQESFGSAEANGPGKSQPSDSMFV; encoded by the coding sequence ATGTCAAATATGGAAAATACAATTTTAAAATGGCTGGCTGATGAAGGTTTCTTTAAGAAAAAAATACCTGATGAGAATTCTAATTTTCATTTTATTGTCAATTACCCGGAAGGACATGTAATAGATGTCATTCAACCCAAGGGTAAAGATGACATGGTGGTAATTGGATGTGCTACTAATGTAAGTCCAGAGCATACCTCCCAAATTCAGAACCTGAATAATAAAGAAAAAGAAAAATTCATCTGGGATTTTAGATTCTCTTTAAATAATTTCCTGGTGGATTTCCAGCTTCAGCACCCGGATAACGTATTACAAAGCTACGTTATAAGTGATCAAATTTATGAAGATGGTTTAACTAAAGACAGGTTGATACTCGTTATAAAAAAAGTTTTCAGAGCGAAGTTGCAGGGACTCTGGAAAATCCAGGAGAGTTTTGGATCTGCTGAGGCTAATGGTCCTGGAAAATCCCAACCATCAGATAGTATGTTTGTTTAA
- a CDS encoding orc1/cdc6 family replication initiation protein — protein sequence MNIFEELGEKKTVFADKQYLDHRFLPDNLPHREEQIKSIAKYWIEALNNVTPPDITIYGKTGTGKTAVAKFAMKQLKEAAKNNDLNIRTEYIRCTDYTTEYQVIARLCQQMGRDVPYRGWTKAEVINTFRNLFKKNAFGKDLILLVVLDEIDILLRNDGDGLLYTLTRTDNVSILSISNYVDFKKFIKPRVRSSLRDREIVFPPYGAQQLVDILEERSKLSFKENALGDDVIPLCAALAAKEEGDARYALDLLRTSGELSDEKESDIVQGDYVREAKDYIEHNKITDIIMTLPSQQQRVLESILYLTKRKEEITSGRLFEVYKDVSRGDSVSYRRIFDFINELEMLGLISTNTVSRGRAKGRTNIIDLQCDTTVLEDAIWGM from the coding sequence ATGAATATATTTGAAGAGTTAGGAGAAAAAAAGACAGTTTTTGCTGATAAACAATATTTAGATCACAGGTTCCTACCTGATAATCTACCTCATCGGGAAGAACAAATTAAATCAATTGCCAAGTACTGGATTGAGGCTTTGAATAATGTAACCCCGCCAGATATCACTATTTATGGTAAAACCGGTACCGGTAAAACAGCAGTGGCGAAATTTGCCATGAAGCAACTTAAAGAAGCAGCTAAAAATAATGATTTGAATATTAGAACAGAATATATACGATGTACAGATTATACCACAGAATACCAGGTTATTGCCCGTTTATGTCAACAGATGGGTAGAGATGTTCCCTACCGGGGATGGACTAAAGCAGAAGTTATCAATACTTTTCGTAATCTGTTTAAAAAAAATGCATTTGGAAAGGATCTTATATTACTGGTGGTCCTGGATGAAATAGATATACTTCTTAGAAATGATGGTGATGGTTTACTTTATACTTTAACCCGGACGGACAATGTCTCTATTTTATCAATAAGTAACTATGTGGACTTTAAAAAATTCATTAAACCCCGGGTTAGAAGTAGCTTAAGGGACCGGGAAATAGTATTTCCTCCCTATGGGGCTCAACAACTGGTGGATATATTAGAAGAACGTTCCAAATTATCATTTAAAGAAAACGCTTTAGGGGATGATGTTATACCCTTATGTGCTGCTTTAGCAGCAAAAGAAGAAGGAGATGCTCGTTATGCTCTCGATCTTTTAAGAACTTCAGGAGAACTATCTGATGAGAAAGAATCAGATATTGTACAGGGTGACTATGTCCGGGAAGCTAAGGATTACATTGAACATAATAAAATAACTGACATAATCATGACCTTACCCAGTCAGCAGCAGCGGGTGCTGGAGTCCATACTCTATCTTACCAAACGTAAAGAAGAAATAACATCAGGCAGGCTTTTTGAAGTATATAAAGATGTTTCCAGAGGAGATAGTGTTTCTTACCGTAGAATATTTGATTTCATAAATGAACTGGAAATGTTAGGGCTTATATCCACCAACACCGTTTCTAGAGGTAGAGCTAAAGGTCGTACTAATATTATTGACCTCCAGTGTGATACCACTGTACTGGAAGATGCTATCTGGGGTATGTAA
- the pyrB gene encoding aspartate carbamoyltransferase, protein MSFTLKNIISIKDFSKKDINEILKSAESLEAVARSKEKSDSLTGKILGMMFYEPSTRTRLSFETAMKRLNGGVIGFAETGASSVTKGENLADTARMVAEYADALVIRHDLEGAARYVSDMVDVPVINAGDGAGQHPTQTLLDLFTMQRIMGKIKGLKVALIGDLKYGRTVHSLSYALGMYGVKMSFVSPDELKMPPGIVHDLNQNNVVAQETSDINEVLDEVDVLYVTRIQKERFPDPEEYSRIKGAYRIDYDLIKGKDLIVMHPLPKMDEIAHEVDHTPYGKYFEQAFYGVPVRMAILESLIKSF, encoded by the coding sequence ATGTCTTTTACTCTAAAAAATATTATTTCTATTAAAGATTTTTCAAAAAAGGACATAAATGAAATTCTTAAATCTGCTGAAAGTTTAGAAGCGGTGGCCCGATCCAAAGAAAAATCAGATAGTCTTACTGGAAAAATATTGGGGATGATGTTTTATGAACCCTCTACCAGAACCAGATTATCCTTTGAAACCGCCATGAAACGATTAAATGGAGGAGTGATTGGTTTTGCTGAAACTGGTGCTAGTTCAGTGACTAAAGGTGAAAATTTAGCTGATACTGCGCGGATGGTTGCAGAATATGCAGATGCCCTGGTGATAAGGCATGATCTGGAGGGCGCGGCCCGTTATGTATCGGATATGGTGGATGTTCCGGTGATTAATGCTGGTGATGGGGCAGGTCAACACCCTACCCAAACCCTGCTGGATCTCTTCACCATGCAGAGGATAATGGGGAAAATAAAAGGATTGAAAGTGGCTTTAATTGGTGATTTAAAATATGGAAGAACAGTTCATTCTTTATCTTATGCCCTGGGTATGTATGGAGTAAAAATGAGCTTTGTATCTCCTGATGAGTTGAAAATGCCCCCGGGTATAGTGCATGATTTAAATCAAAATAACGTGGTGGCCCAGGAAACTTCAGATATTAACGAAGTTCTGGATGAGGTGGATGTATTGTATGTTACCCGGATCCAAAAAGAGCGTTTCCCCGATCCAGAGGAATATTCCCGGATAAAAGGTGCCTATCGAATTGATTACGATTTAATTAAAGGAAAAGATTTAATTGTAATGCATCCTCTTCCTAAAATGGATGAAATTGCCCATGAAGTGGACCATACACCCTATGGAAAATATTTTGAACAGGCTTTTTATGGAGTACCGGTGAGAATGGCCATTTTAGAGTCACTGATTAAATCATTTTAA